Part of the Erwinia amylovora genome is shown below.
CCATTGCTTGCCGCAGCGATGGCAGCAGCCATTCCGGCGGGGCCTGCCCCGATAATCAGTACTTGAGTCGTAAGATCAGTCACAGGTTGCCACCTTCATCGCTTCCGTACACAGAGTCTGGCAGGCCAGCCTGCGTTGCCCGTTAATATTGACCCCGCACTCCTGACAGATGCCCATACCGCAAAAAGGGGCACGGCGCTGGCCGGTGACCGAGATGCGGCTACAGCCGTCGGCGACCAGAGACAGTGCTGCGGCCACGCTGGTGCCATCCACTACCGTGACGGGCGCGCCGTCGATAAACAGTGCGATCATGCGATTAGCCTCCGCATAAGAAACGATCGGGTAAATAAGCCCCGGCTTCCAGTGGGTGATGTTGCTGAAGAATGTCGGCTTTGATCAGGTCCGCCGTGGCGGTTGCCGTAGTCACACCCAGCCCTTCGTGCCCTACGGCAAGCCACAGGCCGCATCGTCCCGGATAGCGCCCTATCAGCGGCAGCCCGTCGGGCGAGGCAGCCCTGAATCCAGTCCAGGTGCGGATCGCGTTCATCTTTTTAACCGCGGGGACATATTCACAGGCTCTGCGCACCATCTTGCTAAGCATCCATGGCTCAACGGCAGGATCAACGCTATCGAACTGGCGGGTTGCCCCAACCAGAAGCTGTCCGGTCGGGCGCGGCTGGATATTACAGGCGGCAGACGGCCCGGTGGCATGGTGTACGCTGGTGACGTAGCCCAGTTCAACCAACGTTCGGGTGATGCCGTGCGGATAGCGATCGGTAATCAGCAGATGGCCTTTCTTTGCCACCAGCGGTAATTCGGGCGACAATTCCGTCGCCTGAATGCCATTGGCAAGGACGATATGCCGGGCGCGATACTGCCTGCCATCGTCAAGGACGACATAAGGTTCGTTGAGGTCGACAACGCGTCCGCGTATGTTGTTGATACGAGGATGCTGTGACATCCATTGTGCGACCACGGGCGCGTACAAAATTCCGTCATCCTTGACCAGCAGACCGCCAGCCAGCCCCTGACGCACGGCTGGCTCTGCCTGAGTGAGCTGCTCTCCGTTGAGCAAGGCACAGTTTTCTCCCAGCTGGCGTAGCAGATGATATTTTTGTTCGGCCACCGCCATTTCTTGTTCACTGGCGGCCATCCACAGCGTGCCGTTTCTGCGATATGCCGCCGCGTCTGGCAGTAAATGGCTTATCTCTTGCCAGCGCTTAAGTGAATAGCGCGTCAAAGCGCATTCGGCAGGATTATCGTCGAGGATCAACAGATGGCCCATGCCCGCCGACGTGGCGCAAGGTAAGCCGGCATCAATGATCGTCACTTCCAGGCCTGCTGTTGCCAGCGTCCATGCGCAGCAGGCTCCGACAATGCCGCCGCCAATCACAATGACATCCGCAGCGGTGCAGGGAGGCATTACCCGATCCCCCAGGCAAAGGGATCGCTGTCGTCTATAACCAGCGTGGTCTCGGCGCAGATGGAAGCCGCACCGCGTATCACCGGCTCAATGCCGGTTGCCAGTGGCCGGTACCAGGCTTCAAATACGCTGCCGATCACGCTGGCCTGCCGCCAGACGGTATCAGGAGCCAGTTGGTTATCCGCAGCCATGCAGGCCAGCCTGGCACTGGTGCCGGTGCCGCAAGGGGAGCGATCGTACGCGCCCCCCGGGCATAATACGAAGCTGCGACTGTCGGCGCTGGCATCGCTTGCAAACAGTTCAATATGGTCGACAGGCGCACCGTCATCGCCCAATATCCCTTGCATCAGCAGCGCCTTTTGAACGGCGGTACAGTATTCGGTTAACTGTGCAAGATTGTCGCGATGTACCGCCAGCTCGTGATGGCTGATAAGAAAAAACCAGTTCCCCCCCCAGGCGATATCGCCGGTGACCTGACCGAACGCCGGCACGTCAAGGGAAAGCGACTTCTTATAACGTCGTGCGGCAACGTTACGCACGCTAACGGTGAGATCTTGATGCAGCACGGCAAGCACGTCACCGACCGGGGTTTCAATTTTGTGCTCGCCGGGTGAGATTTTTCCCATCCAGGCAAGCGAGCGCACCAGCCCGATGGTGCCGTGACCACACATCCCGAGATAGCCGCTATTATTGAAAAAAATCACCCCGGCACAGGCATCCGGCGAGACCGGAGGACAGAGTAAAGCCCCGACCAATACATCATTACCACGAGGTTCGAGAATAACCGTTCGGCGAAATCTGTCGTATTCTCTGGCAAGCAAATCACGTCGTTCCGACATCGAACCTCGTCCGAGGTCGGGAAAGCCATGGGTGACCAGTCGGGTGGGTTCTCCGCCCGTATGGGAGTCTATGACTGAAATTCTATGCATCAACTCACCTCATAATATCAAATCCTTTTTCGCGAGATTTGACATGTAGATTGTCTAATAATGACTGGCAAACGCCGTAAATATGTTTTTTCAACAAGTCAACGGCACCAGGGATGTTTTTTTGTCGACATAAAGAGATAATTTCAGCGTGTTCCCTGTCAGACTTTTCTTTACCGTTCGACAGGCTGAGCTGCATTCGTAAATAGCGTTCCAGCTTCTGGTTAATCATTTTCACGCTGTCAACGATAAGCGGGCGATTAGCCGCACGGTAAAGCGCCAGATGAAAATCCCAGTTTAAAGCTGACCAGTTCATAATATTTGGGTCGCTGATATATTTATTACCGACTTCTTCAATATGCAGAAAGTCCGCCATTTGCATATTGGGAATTGCCAGCTCAAGCAGCCTCACTTCAAGGAGAATACGCATTTCAAATAACTGAGCGAGTTCATCGTCACTCATACGCGTCACGGTCGCTCCTTTATTTTTGACAAACACCACTAACCCTTCTGCTTCGAGTTT
Proteins encoded:
- a CDS encoding GntR family transcriptional regulator, with the translated sequence MNIFETPDLSNVPSTSDVITQYLRRAILNGHFAENEPVRQDEIAKKFNVSKIPVREALKKLEAEGLVVFVKNKGATVTRMSDDELAQLFEMRILLEVRLLELAIPNMQMADFLHIEEVGNKYISDPNIMNWSALNWDFHLALYRAANRPLIVDSVKMINQKLERYLRMQLSLSNGKEKSDREHAEIISLCRQKNIPGAVDLLKKHIYGVCQSLLDNLHVKSREKGFDIMR
- a CDS encoding 4-hydroxyproline epimerase, with the translated sequence MHRISVIDSHTGGEPTRLVTHGFPDLGRGSMSERRDLLAREYDRFRRTVILEPRGNDVLVGALLCPPVSPDACAGVIFFNNSGYLGMCGHGTIGLVRSLAWMGKISPGEHKIETPVGDVLAVLHQDLTVSVRNVAARRYKKSLSLDVPAFGQVTGDIAWGGNWFFLISHHELAVHRDNLAQLTEYCTAVQKALLMQGILGDDGAPVDHIELFASDASADSRSFVLCPGGAYDRSPCGTGTSARLACMAADNQLAPDTVWRQASVIGSVFEAWYRPLATGIEPVIRGAASICAETTLVIDDSDPFAWGIG
- a CDS encoding 2Fe-2S iron-sulfur cluster-binding protein, which translates into the protein MIALFIDGAPVTVVDGTSVAAALSLVADGCSRISVTGQRRAPFCGMGICQECGVNINGQRRLACQTLCTEAMKVATCD
- a CDS encoding NAD(P)/FAD-dependent oxidoreductase — its product is MPPCTAADVIVIGGGIVGACCAWTLATAGLEVTIIDAGLPCATSAGMGHLLILDDNPAECALTRYSLKRWQEISHLLPDAAAYRRNGTLWMAASEQEMAVAEQKYHLLRQLGENCALLNGEQLTQAEPAVRQGLAGGLLVKDDGILYAPVVAQWMSQHPRINNIRGRVVDLNEPYVVLDDGRQYRARHIVLANGIQATELSPELPLVAKKGHLLITDRYPHGITRTLVELGYVTSVHHATGPSAACNIQPRPTGQLLVGATRQFDSVDPAVEPWMLSKMVRRACEYVPAVKKMNAIRTWTGFRAASPDGLPLIGRYPGRCGLWLAVGHEGLGVTTATATADLIKADILQQHHPLEAGAYLPDRFLCGG